CTCCACAATCTAATTTTCATAAGAAGAATGCTTAGCATCCTTCCGGTCATCATCGACATTATCAGCGAAGGGTTGCACCCCCAACCGAGCAAAGAGATACTGTGTAACAGCCCGCCCCTCCAAgtctagtaacactttgtccgctttggaCCCAACTGACCTTTACGCCTTtgtcttcccaggaggtcacccatcccaatattgcTCTCGTTGAAACACGTTTAACTACGaagtttttatgggatttggtgccACCACTGCAAAGAAAAccggttgttactagtttgagagtttgacctattatattttacACTTCCCCTCAAGCATTGTTTGATGTGGGATAGTGGACATGCCTCCTGTGCCACATGCTATGCCCCCTCAGCAGCTGTACACATGTGCCGACACACAAAGCCCACATCCTACATCGTCTGCTCTTGTTATTGCAACTGTTACTGGAAGGTAGTGATTGTATCCTACTGATGCTGCACAAGCCGTTCTAATTTTGCAAACTAATCCCATAACTCGAAGTTCTTCCATGCCATGTGCTCCTCTATCTCTTGCTGAAAATATTGAGAATGCGATCCAGATCGTCCGCTAGAGGAAGATGAATGGCGCAGACGACGTGTCTCTGATCCAAGAATTACATGTTCATCGCTTATTTAGCAATAGATTTCTTTTCGAAGCAAGTCCGTTGCAAATACTATCAAAGATTTTGGCGGGAAGTTGTTGCAAAATTTTCGTCACAaactattataaattttttggcTCTATTGCGAAGGAAATTTAACAAATTTTTTCTCAATTGAATAAATTCTACTACAAAAGACCTATTTTCTTGTTGTGTAGAACGGCTCTAGAAAACGCTTCACACCTTTATGATGAAGGAGAGGAAGAGACAGCATGGAGAAGAGGGAGGTTGAGAgagcaagagagagaaagtgagtcttgagagaaaatgatacttcctttttttatttttaatgccacacttttttttaaaattttttaatgtcacataaacATTCTAACTGCCTAAAAAGACGAAAATTTATTCGAAtgtgcatattgaaacaattttcaattgagTTCTCAAGTTAAAACGTATGCAAATCCAATGACCGAGTTGGAGCTTGTCAACTCTTTTTGTAACCAAGAGTTACATTACCCCTCATAACGTACGCGAGACATACATTTCAACTGATTTTATGGAAAAATATGCCTAAGGCATGCACAATTGTCAAAGAATcaagtaaaatatttttaaaagctTGGACCATATATAGTTATAGATTCATGTATAGTGGTGTACTTATCAAAACATTTCTATGCTTAgcaagtttattttttatttgattttaatgACTAACTGTTTACACTAAAATTGACCTCCACATGACAGTTGACACATGTCAAAATGGGCCCCACAGTTTGCAAAGGATAGCCAATCGCCTAGTGACACATGGTAGAGGCAGGATCATTTTTACACAAACAGTTCTTCGTTTTGTCGGTTTTTGATTGGGTGTTGTTTGGAAATCTAGGAGGTAATTCCAAGAAATCAGGATTGTTCGAGATTCAGTGTCCAAAAGCCTACAATCAGGGAATTTTGGTCTTAAAGGATTATTCTTTTCAAAAGTGGTTTGTAGAGCAATGACTGAGGTTTCAACCATATTATCTCAAAGAAAGTCCATGAGAAACAGGAATCTATTAGCTGAATGTTCCTGATTTCTCTCAAACTTGTTTCTAGCTGAAACATGACGCCATGAAGCCCAAGTCACATTTGTCCTACACATCAAAGAACACATTTTTACACGATATTTTGTGTAGAAGCAGCAACAGAATGGCTGCTTTTAGACATGTTTCCACATATTCAAGCATGAAGCCTGAAGACCCACAAGATGGAGGCTACCacgaaggttgtcaaaatcgcgATCTTACATAAGATCGGTGGAAGGCATGCAaaatcgaatcgtaaaatcgtaagactttataaaatttaaaaaataaacataaaataatataattacttatttctaaataaataattaacatgatataatatactatagtttatagataataaaaattcaaaaatgtgattattatttatttatagacatgttaatatttcataaaatttaaattttttaataccTCCAGAAAACTATGAAAAGCAAGCACAATAATTGTGCATGATTATATCATGTTGATAGAttagaaccaatttttcaacaaaaactaggattagaaACATAAGTACATGATTAGTAGACCACAACCCATAAGCACATGACTCTATAAGTTCATTAAGGTTAAGATCGATAAAATCGGTAAGATCGTAAAATGGGTAAGATCGGGTAAGATTGTAAGGTAAGATCgatagatcttatcaattttgggattttacatTGATTTGAATCGTCCACATCCTCATTGAGGAAGATGCATGACCATAGAGAGATTATCATGATCCCTATTTTCAGGAGAGAGTTGCAGTTGAAGACCATTAACTAAGCCATTCAAGCAAGCAATCTCAAAGCAGTTTTGCCACGATCCTTGTGACAAAATTCGTGGAGTAAGTAccaaagaagaaggagaagagacaTTACTtgacactataaaagaagaaagaagaaaagtttACAGACATCCCGCATCAAACACAGACCCAGCATCTTCAAtcatttattgttttcttgGCATGAGTCCGACCACTCATCTTTTTTTACTTAGCATGGCTCCGGCCAACTAGTTTTagatttgtcttttcttttctaaaatTTCTGTGGCTGTCTTTCTTTTAGGttgtaaagcacgcctacaTCCCAAGATGTatcattttcaatgaaattcttgatgcattccaacaatgtgttgtttttcatttctgttCAATAGAAGTCATTTCATTCCGGTGATAGTTttctgtttcttgtttttttctaAATTGACAGTACATGAATTTTACCTCAAAGCAACAgtcttgtgttctctaactgcaCGTAGTCCATTTGGTACAGAGGTCAGACTCGGTGTAaaaatcctatcaaatcctttgggctaACAGCAAGTCCTGGCACACCTACAAATTCATCATCTACAGCCACAATACTCATGTTCTCAACAACTAAAATTGTGAGATCTCCTGTCCAGAGCAGAAGATAACCAACACTAACTCATCCAAAACACACGGTCACATTAATCTCATCGTTCAACTTGAGTCCCCGTCCCATAACAAAAATAGTCTCGTCTTTAAGTTTGTATAATTAAGTACTATTGGGGGTAAGTTCGGTCTAACACAATTAGTTCCAAGTATTTGGAAGTGGACCACATAGATTCTTCATAATTCCGAAGTTATCCATTGATTATGTCATGACGCTCTCGTTTGACATTCTTTCTTTAAATTTCTGTAAGCCATGTGATATTTTAATAAAGGATCATACCAAGTATCTGAACATATGATCATATGTGGAGTTTTGAACTATGAgaaaaaaatgttattgaaAAAATGAGAAAGACCGCGAGAGATCTACACAATTGCAACCTTTGCATAACAACATAATTGAAATTATAGTGCAACTTGGTGTATATATCACCCACTTGGTCTACATAATATCTCTGATAACATCACAACAAAGGCTTTCTTTTATGAAAGTGACGATAAATATTATCGCAAGAACCCAAAATTCCCTTGCGCTTTATTCATTGCATGTCCTCAAATTCCTTCTCAGTTAACCCTGCACCATGGCAAGCAATAAAAAACACGAGTTAATTAACAATGTTCATCACAAAAAGTAGTCCAAAAGTTCCAAATAAggaagaatgaaaaagaagaaaagaacttACTTGGTACAATCGGTGGTTTTGGAGATGGGAACGCTTGTGTCAACACCGCATTTTTGAGGAAGAGAAGAGGCTGCATCTTGGTTTATATTTGGGAATTTAGCGGCAGCTTGTTTGAGGCAGTTGCAGGCCGTTTGTCTATCCGCAGTTGTTGGAGTGATTGCCTTCAAATTCTTGACACCTTCACAACATGCTGGTGTGAGATTGCTGCCTGAAATGAGGTATTGCATGCAAGCACCCAAAGATGACTCCACTTGCCCACAACTCGGCACTGCCTCTCCTGGCTTGGCCATGGAATAAACCATGGCTACCACAACTAAGATAACTGCAGCTCccttcatttttgttttcctgtTAAGGCTTTAACCTAGTTGTGGGAATATATCTATCTTCCTTAGCTTCTGCTTGTGATGTGATTTTTAGAGAGGCTTCTATGTTTATATAGTCTTTTCTGTTACTAACAACCTTTGAAGTTATGTGTCATGGAAGTTAGAGTGTTGTGGCTTCTTCTATATGCCTTAACGCGTCACCTTGTTTGTCTTGAACATCAAAGAAGACAAGGTGGTAGATGATGAAAGTACTCCAGTCAGCAATTATTTCAAGCATTCGTCGTTGTTGCACAGGCGAAAACTAACCTTATCGTTTGTGATATTGATTTAATTACAAGCACATAAATCGCataagtaataaaatgatgagtaaattatcgttcccacgaggatgtattgacaatagaaatcaatgtcaaacaagcaacaattatgtaaattggatgaaaatgatgagtggttgattttatttttaactaaactaaaacaaagaacaaaagacaaatcaaacacaaaagtaatcaaagatggaaagtactagggtacttaatttcacatcacctatccaattcaactctcttagtcccttaatccctaattctgTTAGTAtttatatcccacatcggttgttgaggggcttggtgtctagcttataagcttgcccaagtcttcaaacctttgtccagccttttcctaATGGAGGGGCTGGGAACTGTCACGGCCCAAAgagctgagatggtggggaggctgggcttgggtttgtgccatcgtgggattttctacatggtatcggagcaggtgtgcgctcgtcctcgataagaagttcactcgttgggccttgggctttgatactcAGTCCatgagtgcgggggagtgttaggatTTATATCCCACAACGGTTGTtaaggggcttggtgtctagcttataagcttgcccaagtcttcaaacctttgtccagccttttcctaATGGaggggctgggaactgccacggcccaaacggctgagatggtggggagtctaggcttgggtttgtgccatcgtgggatttttTACAATTTCCAATGCTCCATGTCTGGTCACATCGGAAGTATCTTTATCTCTAATCTCTATTATGTCTAACAATAggattcaaaagacaaagacccattaagttTTGTGGATTAACTATTTAGTGATTGTataggtcatgcccctatatttctatggttcatacactgtatgtcatctatggcttgaggacAACCTTAGAAATCTCCTTCCAatttcaatctaggcaacaaatcatctAGATgatgatcaagcatccaaaagcattaagcacacccatagacaatcaataagagagagaaatcaagaaataaggaaaccaagtttattgaatctgttggacaaagattttattctagggtataaagaacactgtctattccatctgcaacagatccaagttgtactgtgatctcagtgattgcttcgtgcaatttatctgggtcatgagtacttgcttgtctgccccatgacatatatcgaacaccttgtatggcataccttgaaaccataagttgccttttgtagtcttgaactttgtcggttgcttttttaagtctccttttggtttccatcaaagcttcttgtagagattcgatggttttctgaggatcgtcctcgtatacgtcttcccttataggggagaggttgattctgggatcacctccaccttcttcttctttagaagtagaaccttcatcagttctagacttttttacaggtggagagttaggagtatccatccttgaagttttcttgagaaagatattggtttatgatgattcttacttttgaatatttatacgaatggaatatgaagagattgttggaccaagacttagtgtctagtcaacattgtgtttttgatgattgtgtatgattgtacactaaaatgtgtgtgagcatacttgaatggttatttggttaattgtttaatatcttaattgtgcatatacaaatgaaggcttatgcatatctctatgtgaatttggtatctatatattttttgagatagtgctggaaattaagttttgaaaataaatatacatggactaagtcagggtattaatcttctaatgatcataatttatcttacttaggtccaaattacttgaaacttgaaccacatgcacatgaaggtttaatatatgttctaggactataatcatgagaaattaagtgcatcacatatatatttggtcatatgcttaaattccgccaaaactaggttttacctaattttgtgcatatgtgttctttgtgaacgtagtgaaccaaatgaactccgatttaaatgaaatttcgtgtgcatcttagtttcatcactatgaacatatttgatttagtaaagttcaagagaaaaggtcatttacactgagtttgcaaaatgactttgaatttacatttagaatttatcggtttcactattagtgatcaaattgcttggttgagtgaccaaacgatttccgattgttatgaaattttacatggacattataatacatataaaatgatttatcatgcagtaatatgaattttctgggttgtttttctaatgtaattaacctatgcgctccatatgaagctctttgagcttacatacaattgaggagttctacctcctatttccttgtaggttaatcatcattgtggtctcatatgactcagagttcagtatgctcaggtgaattgaagtccggttttcaagtatgagcttggatctctagaaaaccaagaaaaacctatgttcatcaaccttccactaaggcattttgattgatgattggaactagccttagggctgtataagattggagggacatgtttggtcatgtgaaggatctcttatcttcatcaaacaagatcttgcacatgcttcctttattgaggtcaatgataagatttttgtgagaagaaaattgatgaagctaaaggacaaatgcaatggttgaaatttgtaagagatgagaaagtatattttgcaactagacaagacttagattatgaagatattcttgaagactacaagctccaacggtacactaatctatggccgagattgaattgttttgaattatgaatggatcagattacaacaagacttgaagggttaagatgaccatttaaaaggtgaatccaatggttgtgcataagaccatattcttgcttgcaatttttga
This genomic window from Tripterygium wilfordii isolate XIE 37 chromosome 9, ASM1340144v1, whole genome shotgun sequence contains:
- the LOC120005968 gene encoding non-specific lipid-transfer protein A-like; protein product: MKGAAVILVVVAMVYSMAKPGEAVPSCGQVESSLGACMQYLISGSNLTPACCEGVKNLKAITPTTADRQTACNCLKQAAAKFPNINQDAASSLPQKCGVDTSVPISKTTDWLTEKEFEDMQ